From Desulfobaccales bacterium, the proteins below share one genomic window:
- the der gene encoding ribosome biogenesis GTPase Der: MSLVTAAVRRVLPRRAGPGREGSRRPQLFLCSGDMTLTASSAPGLPLVAIVGRANVGKSTLFNRLTQSSRALVADTPGVTRDRLVAKVQWGEREFLLVDTGGLTGAEDELEPLIRRQAEAAVAAADVILLVMDGKTGPLPADAEVAAYLRATGKPVLLVINKMDHPGRDEVLPEFYRFGYDPLYPISAERRLGLERLLEDLVGLLPPVAAAPEESEAVRVAVVGRPNVGKSSLINRLLGEERLIVSERPGTTRDSIDTPVTVGGREYVLIDTAGLRRPSLREPGLERIMALKAVRALERAQVAVLLIDAAEGVTAQDLRIARLIDEAAKGCLVGLNKWDLVPKEAQKDVLAQAKTALNFLPYAPFLTLSALTGLNVRRIFPWIDRIHAQMGLRVGTGELNRVLQEITGRTKPPLFQFRPVKFYYLTQPETHPPTFVAFVNHPEGVTEAYRRYLVRQLRERLGLTYTPLRLFLKKRRR, encoded by the coding sequence GTGAGCCTCGTGACTGCGGCCGTGAGGCGCGTCCTTCCCCGCCGGGCCGGCCCTGGCCGGGAAGGCAGCCGCCGGCCGCAGTTGTTTTTGTGTTCCGGTGATATGACCCTGACGGCCTCTTCCGCTCCCGGCCTGCCCCTGGTGGCCATTGTTGGCCGGGCCAACGTGGGCAAATCCACCCTCTTCAATCGCCTGACCCAGTCCAGCCGCGCCCTGGTGGCGGACACCCCGGGGGTCACCCGGGACCGCCTGGTGGCTAAGGTGCAGTGGGGGGAGCGGGAATTTCTTTTGGTGGACACCGGCGGGCTCACCGGCGCCGAGGACGAGCTGGAGCCCCTCATCCGCCGCCAGGCCGAGGCCGCGGTGGCCGCCGCGGATGTCATCCTCCTGGTGATGGACGGCAAGACCGGGCCGCTGCCCGCCGATGCCGAAGTGGCGGCTTATCTTAGGGCCACCGGCAAGCCGGTGCTGTTGGTCATCAACAAGATGGACCACCCCGGCCGGGACGAGGTCCTGCCGGAGTTCTACCGCTTCGGCTACGACCCCTTATATCCCATCTCCGCCGAACGCCGCTTAGGTTTGGAGCGGCTGCTGGAGGACTTGGTGGGCCTCCTGCCGCCGGTGGCCGCGGCCCCGGAAGAATCGGAGGCCGTGCGGGTGGCGGTGGTGGGGCGGCCCAATGTGGGCAAAAGCTCCCTCATCAACCGCCTCCTGGGGGAGGAGCGCCTCATCGTCAGCGAGCGGCCGGGCACCACCCGGGACAGCATCGACACCCCGGTGACGGTGGGCGGCCGGGAGTATGTTCTCATCGACACGGCCGGGCTTAGGCGCCCCAGTCTCAGGGAGCCGGGCCTGGAGCGCATCATGGCCCTAAAGGCGGTCAGAGCTCTCGAGCGGGCCCAGGTGGCGGTGCTTCTCATCGACGCCGCCGAAGGGGTCACCGCCCAGGACCTGCGCATCGCCCGCCTCATTGATGAGGCGGCCAAGGGGTGCCTGGTGGGCCTCAACAAATGGGACCTGGTTCCCAAAGAGGCCCAGAAAGATGTGCTGGCCCAGGCCAAGACCGCCCTGAACTTTCTCCCTTACGCCCCCTTCCTCACCCTCTCGGCCCTGACCGGCCTGAATGTTAGGCGCATCTTCCCTTGGATCGACCGCATCCACGCCCAGATGGGTCTTAGGGTGGGGACCGGGGAGCTGAACCGGGTGCTCCAGGAGATCACCGGCCGCACCAAACCGCCGCTTTTCCAGTTCCGCCCGGTGAAATTCTACTACCTCACCCAGCCGGAGACCCACCCCCCCACTTTCGTGGCCTTCGTCAACCACCCGGAGGGGGTTACCGAGGCCTACCGCCGCTACCTGGTGCGGCAACTGCGGGAGCGCCTGGGGCTCACTTACACACCGCTCCGCCTGTTTCTGAAAAAGCGCCGCCGGTGA
- a CDS encoding creatininase family protein, which translates to MPHWADLTMPALAEWREKTQTVLLPVGSVEEHGPHLPLGTDAYHAIELARRVEQRRPVLVAPPLFYGLCRSTSEHPGTISLSSLTLRAVILDLGREFHRQGFTRLLILSGHAGGTHMAMLTDAGEALLAELPDLRVAVVNILELLREVLAARPELVATKGDAHAGEVETALMLACRPELVQGRGPAEWPAFPRYLLVRDKRRFWPGGVWGDPARATPEQGEALLEAETQRLCEVIDSLEKMPGL; encoded by the coding sequence ATGCCCCACTGGGCGGATCTGACCATGCCCGCCTTGGCCGAGTGGCGGGAGAAGACCCAGACGGTGCTGCTGCCGGTGGGCTCGGTGGAGGAGCACGGCCCCCATCTGCCTCTGGGGACCGACGCCTACCACGCCATTGAGCTGGCCCGCCGGGTGGAGCAGCGGCGGCCGGTCCTGGTGGCCCCGCCCCTGTTTTACGGCCTGTGCCGCTCCACCTCGGAGCACCCTGGCACCATCAGCCTGAGCAGTCTGACCCTTAGGGCCGTGATCCTGGATCTGGGCCGGGAGTTTCACCGCCAAGGCTTCACTCGCCTCCTGATTTTAAGCGGCCACGCCGGCGGCACCCATATGGCCATGCTCACCGATGCCGGGGAGGCGTTATTGGCGGAGCTTCCGGACCTCCGGGTGGCGGTGGTGAACATCCTGGAGCTCCTCCGGGAAGTGCTGGCGGCCCGGCCGGAGCTGGTGGCCACCAAAGGGGACGCCCACGCCGGGGAGGTGGAGACCGCCCTGATGCTGGCCTGCCGGCCGGAGCTGGTCCAAGGGCGGGGGCCGGCGGAGTGGCCCGCCTTTCCCCGCTATCTCCTCGTCCGGGACAAGCGGCGCTTTTGGCCCGGGGGGGTGTGGGGGGATCCGGCCAGGGCCACCCCAGAGCAGGGGGAGGCGCTTCTGGAGGCAGAAACCCAACGATTATGCGAGGTTATCGACAGCCTGGAAAAAATGCCGGGCTTGTAA
- a CDS encoding transketolase, producing MDVITDPERLRELARQVRRDIVEMIYRAGSGHVGGSLSAADLLVTLFFARLRHGNGREPRDYFVLSKGHAAPALYAVLARLGHFPPEELLRLRRFGSPLQGHPDSGWLSGVEVPTGSLGQGLSVANGLALAARLNGTGQRVYVLLGDGEVQEGQIWEAAMTAAHYRLGHLTAMLDRNRLQIDGRTREVMRLEPLADKWRAFGWQVIEVDGHDPAAILAGLTELEKDAHTPGILIAHTVKGKGVSIFEDQVKFHGVAPTTEEYEQAIKELSAP from the coding sequence ATGGATGTGATTACCGACCCGGAGCGACTGCGGGAGCTCGCCCGCCAGGTGCGCCGGGACATTGTGGAGATGATCTACCGGGCCGGCTCCGGCCATGTGGGGGGGTCGCTGTCCGCCGCGGATCTTCTGGTGACCCTGTTTTTCGCCCGCCTCCGCCACGGCAACGGCCGGGAGCCCCGGGATTACTTTGTCCTCTCCAAGGGCCACGCTGCGCCGGCCCTGTATGCGGTCCTGGCCCGGCTGGGGCATTTTCCGCCGGAGGAGCTGCTTCGCCTCCGCCGCTTCGGCAGCCCCTTGCAGGGCCACCCCGACTCCGGCTGGCTTTCCGGGGTGGAGGTGCCCACCGGCTCCCTGGGACAGGGCCTGTCGGTGGCCAACGGCCTGGCCCTGGCCGCCCGCCTCAACGGCACCGGCCAGCGGGTCTATGTGCTTTTGGGGGACGGCGAGGTGCAGGAGGGCCAGATCTGGGAGGCCGCCATGACCGCGGCCCACTACCGCCTGGGGCATCTCACCGCCATGCTGGACCGCAACCGCCTGCAGATCGACGGCCGCACCCGGGAGGTCATGCGCCTGGAGCCCCTGGCGGACAAATGGCGGGCCTTCGGCTGGCAGGTGATCGAGGTGGACGGCCACGACCCCGCCGCCATCCTGGCGGGCCTCACGGAACTGGAAAAAGACGCACACACGCCTGGCATCCTCATCGCTCACACCGTCAAGGGCAAAGGCGTCTCCATTTTTGAGGATCAGGTAAAGTTTCACGGGGTGGCCCCCACCACCGAGGAGTACGAACAGGCGATAAAGGAGCTTTCGGCCCCCTGA
- a CDS encoding NADH-quinone oxidoreductase subunit A — MEIPEALTDFSYVLVFLVAAALFALGPLIIAHFIAPRSFGAARDEIYECGMPIIGGAWVQVAVIYYLFALLFLAFDVDVLFLFPVLLAYGKGYVWRDFIEITIFIGILSLVIVYAWCRGVFTWKRKPENL, encoded by the coding sequence TTGGAGATCCCTGAAGCCTTGACGGATTTCTCCTACGTGTTGGTCTTCCTGGTGGCTGCGGCCCTCTTCGCCCTGGGGCCGCTGATCATCGCCCATTTCATCGCCCCCAGAAGTTTCGGAGCCGCCCGGGATGAGATCTACGAGTGCGGCATGCCCATCATCGGCGGCGCCTGGGTGCAGGTGGCGGTCATTTATTATCTCTTCGCCCTGCTCTTCCTGGCCTTCGATGTTGACGTGCTCTTCCTCTTCCCGGTGCTCCTGGCCTACGGCAAGGGCTACGTCTGGCGGGACTTCATCGAAATCACCATCTTCATCGGCATTCTCTCCCTGGTGATTGTCTATGCCTGGTGCAGGGGGGTCTTCACTTGGAAAAGAAAACCGGAGAACCTCTGA
- the gatC gene encoding Asp-tRNA(Asn)/Glu-tRNA(Gln) amidotransferase subunit GatC: MAITQDEVLHVASLARLTLAPEEVELFTRQLGDILAYVNQLAQVDTTGVAPMTHVLPEPEAFREDVVTESLPREEALANAPAKEEGAFMVPRVI; the protein is encoded by the coding sequence ATGGCCATCACCCAAGACGAAGTGCTGCACGTGGCCTCTTTGGCCCGACTGACCCTGGCGCCGGAGGAAGTGGAGCTCTTCACCCGGCAGCTGGGCGACATTCTCGCCTATGTGAACCAGCTGGCCCAGGTGGACACCACCGGCGTAGCGCCCATGACCCATGTCCTCCCTGAGCCCGAGGCCTTTCGGGAGGATGTGGTGACCGAGAGCCTGCCCCGGGAGGAGGCTTTGGCCAACGCCCCGGCCAAGGAGGAGGGCGCCTTTATGGTGCCCCGGGTGATCTGA
- the nuoB gene encoding NADH-quinone oxidoreductase subunit NuoB, producing MEKKTGEPLIHLGVLEEALNLARANSLWPMTFGLACCAIEMMAAGAARFDLDRFGAGVFRPSPRQCDLMIVAGTISKKMGPAVVRLYEQMPAPKWVIAMGNCAISGGPFYYPDMYAIVPGADLLIPVDVYVPGCPPRPEGLIEGILLLEEKITGRGRLRKFRDVAE from the coding sequence TTGGAAAAGAAAACCGGAGAACCTCTGATCCATCTCGGGGTCCTGGAAGAGGCCCTGAATCTGGCCCGGGCCAATTCCCTGTGGCCCATGACCTTTGGCTTGGCCTGCTGCGCCATTGAAATGATGGCCGCCGGCGCCGCCCGCTTCGATCTGGACCGCTTCGGGGCCGGCGTCTTCCGCCCGTCGCCCCGGCAGTGCGACCTGATGATCGTGGCCGGCACCATCTCCAAGAAGATGGGCCCCGCGGTGGTGCGCCTCTATGAGCAGATGCCCGCGCCCAAGTGGGTCATCGCCATGGGCAACTGCGCCATTTCCGGCGGGCCCTTCTACTACCCCGACATGTATGCCATCGTCCCCGGCGCCGACCTCCTCATCCCGGTGGACGTCTACGTGCCGGGCTGCCCGCCCCGGCCGGAAGGCCTCATCGAGGGCATCCTCCTTCTGGAGGAGAAGATCACCGGCCGCGGCCGCTTGAGGAAATTCCGCGATGTTGCTGAATGA
- a CDS encoding S41 family peptidase, with protein MLASYALRSLTLLLGLLGMVAGAHWVAGEPLQPPARETLRLRLGGPAPAPPPLADAHLQNFSQVLHLIEQHYVEPKPAKEIIHGAIQGAVSTLDPHSSFMTPEEFRELQIETKGKFSGIGIEITMKDRILTVVSPIEGTPAFRAGLRAGDQIVKIDGKPTRNLSLTEAVKMIRGPKGSKVTLTINRPGFPAPKDFTIVREIIPIRSVKARIVEGGLGYIRVANFQDQTDQDVRGYLTKMQQKAGPLKGLILDLRNDPGGLLEQAVQVADEFLSSGLIVYTQGRTPQQNMRFYARPGQPGEDRSLPMVVLINEGSASASEIVAGALKDQKRAVVAGAKSFGKGSVQTIIPLEDGSALRLTTALYYTPSGRTIQDKGIEPDILLKEPEPTDAKALQALREEAMERHMRGEGITDKPWNQPLTAADLEQDQVLKRAVEILRNWPPKIVAQQSAS; from the coding sequence ATGTTGGCATCTTATGCCCTCCGTTCGCTGACCCTGCTGCTCGGCCTCCTGGGCATGGTGGCCGGCGCCCATTGGGTGGCGGGAGAGCCCTTGCAGCCCCCGGCCCGGGAGACCCTGCGCCTGCGCCTGGGCGGCCCCGCCCCCGCCCCGCCGCCCCTGGCGGATGCCCACCTGCAGAACTTCTCCCAGGTGCTGCACCTCATCGAACAGCACTACGTGGAGCCCAAGCCCGCCAAAGAGATCATCCACGGCGCCATTCAGGGCGCGGTGAGCACCCTGGATCCCCACTCCTCCTTCATGACCCCGGAGGAGTTCCGGGAACTGCAGATCGAGACCAAGGGGAAGTTCAGCGGCATCGGCATCGAGATCACCATGAAGGACCGCATCCTCACGGTGGTCTCCCCCATTGAGGGCACTCCGGCCTTCCGGGCGGGCCTGCGGGCCGGAGACCAGATCGTCAAGATCGACGGCAAGCCCACCCGCAACCTGAGCCTCACGGAAGCGGTGAAGATGATCCGGGGCCCCAAGGGCTCCAAGGTGACTCTGACCATCAACCGCCCGGGTTTCCCGGCCCCCAAGGACTTCACCATCGTTAGGGAGATCATCCCCATCCGCAGCGTCAAGGCCCGCATCGTGGAGGGCGGCCTGGGCTACATCCGGGTGGCCAACTTCCAGGACCAGACCGATCAGGATGTCCGGGGCTACCTCACTAAGATGCAGCAGAAGGCCGGCCCCTTGAAAGGGCTTATCCTGGACCTGAGAAACGACCCCGGGGGCTTGCTGGAGCAGGCGGTGCAGGTAGCGGATGAATTTTTAAGCTCCGGCCTCATCGTCTATACCCAGGGCCGCACGCCGCAGCAGAACATGCGCTTCTACGCCCGCCCCGGCCAGCCCGGGGAGGACCGCTCCCTGCCCATGGTGGTGCTCATCAATGAAGGCAGCGCCTCGGCCTCGGAGATTGTGGCCGGCGCCCTCAAGGACCAGAAGCGGGCCGTGGTGGCCGGCGCCAAGAGCTTCGGCAAGGGCTCGGTGCAGACCATCATCCCCCTGGAGGACGGCTCGGCCCTGCGCCTGACCACGGCGCTGTACTACACCCCCAGCGGCCGCACCATCCAGGATAAAGGCATCGAGCCGGATATCCTCCTCAAGGAGCCGGAGCCCACGGACGCCAAGGCCCTGCAGGCCCTGAGGGAGGAGGCCATGGAGCGCCACATGCGGGGCGAAGGGATCACCGACAAGCCCTGGAACCAGCCCCTCACCGCCGCGGATCTGGAGCAGGACCAGGTGCTGAAGCGGGCGGTGGAGATCCTGAGGAACTGGCCCCCCAAAATCGTGGCCCAGCAATCGGCCTCCTGA
- a CDS encoding metalloregulator ArsR/SmtB family transcription factor, translated as MMRNNTKTEGPSPEERLWELQADICQTLANPKRLQILALLKDQKELSVGEMVRALKIPKPNLSQHLALMRQKGILRARRQGTVIYYRLATPAITAACEVMRQVLLQALQEKGELSARLEIAVEG; from the coding sequence ATGATGCGAAACAATACGAAAACTGAAGGCCCGAGCCCCGAAGAGCGCCTGTGGGAGCTGCAGGCGGATATCTGCCAGACCCTGGCCAACCCCAAGCGCCTGCAGATCCTGGCCCTGCTCAAGGACCAAAAGGAGCTCTCGGTGGGCGAGATGGTGCGGGCCCTGAAAATCCCCAAGCCCAACCTCTCCCAGCACTTGGCCCTCATGCGGCAGAAGGGCATCCTCAGGGCCCGGCGTCAGGGCACGGTCATTTACTACCGCCTGGCCACCCCGGCGATCACCGCGGCCTGCGAGGTGATGCGCCAGGTGCTCCTGCAGGCCCTGCAGGAAAAAGGGGAGCTCTCGGCCCGGCTGGAGATAGCCGTTGAGGGCTGA
- a CDS encoding 4Fe-4S binding protein: protein MSCNPVHPFPGLDPVESSSGPGVRTLPSRFSQALATRRRRQMVLGALFPVIVAAGWLSPLVGFFIPLCMALGLGLAAFHGRTWCDWLCPRGSFEDAWLARLSRNTRIPEVFRRVPLRLAVLAFLMAMLTWQLLVRWPDPYAIGAFFVLLLTVTTAVAVVLGVIYHPRTWCYLCPIGTLAHWLGKNRRPLALAAEQCTTCQLCTRRCPMQLAPVALKAAPRMPSGGDCLKCGLCVATCPRQALSFEKAA from the coding sequence GTGTCCTGCAATCCTGTGCACCCTTTCCCGGGGCTTGACCCCGTGGAGTCCTCTTCCGGCCCTGGCGTCCGGACCCTGCCGTCCCGGTTTTCCCAGGCGCTGGCTACCCGGCGACGCCGGCAGATGGTCCTGGGCGCCCTCTTCCCGGTGATCGTGGCCGCGGGCTGGCTCTCTCCCCTGGTGGGCTTTTTCATCCCTTTATGCATGGCCCTGGGCTTGGGGCTGGCGGCCTTTCACGGCCGCACCTGGTGCGACTGGCTCTGCCCCCGGGGTTCCTTTGAGGACGCCTGGCTGGCCCGCCTCAGCCGCAACACCCGCATCCCGGAGGTCTTCCGCCGGGTTCCCCTCCGGCTGGCGGTCCTGGCTTTCCTGATGGCCATGCTCACCTGGCAGCTCCTCGTGCGCTGGCCGGATCCCTACGCCATCGGCGCCTTCTTCGTCCTGCTCCTCACTGTCACCACGGCGGTGGCGGTGGTCCTGGGGGTGATCTATCACCCGCGGACCTGGTGTTACCTCTGCCCCATCGGCACCTTGGCCCATTGGCTGGGGAAAAATCGCCGCCCCCTCGCGTTGGCGGCAGAACAGTGCACCACCTGCCAGCTCTGCACCCGGCGCTGCCCCATGCAGCTGGCGCCGGTGGCCCTGAAGGCGGCGCCCCGGATGCCCTCGGGCGGCGACTGCCTCAAATGCGGGCTGTGTGTGGCCACCTGTCCCCGGCAAGCCCTGAGCTTTGAGAAGGCGGCCTGA
- a CDS encoding transketolase family protein — MAGKVDSGAQSAGVPQESTRVEYGKALAELGGENPDIVVLDADLSGSTQTSRFAKLYPERFFNVGIAEQDLMGTAAGLAVGGKIPFASTFAIFAAGRAWEQIRQTIAYGHLNVKIVASHGGLTVGEDGGSHQALEDLALMRVLPNMVVLVPADGPETRAMVRWAAAYDGPVYIRTSRLPFPVLHSPEHQFRLGQGTILREGTEVTLAGIGLMVHHCLKAARHLEAEGISARVLNLSCLKPLDWELVVDSARRTGALVTVEEHLVTGGLGSAVSEVLTDMYPAPLERLGVKDIFGQSGKPEELLKHYGLTPEDIVKAAKRAMRRKQGRPAS, encoded by the coding sequence ATGGCTGGCAAGGTGGACAGCGGCGCCCAGAGTGCCGGGGTGCCCCAGGAAAGCACCCGGGTGGAATACGGCAAGGCCCTGGCGGAGCTGGGCGGAGAGAACCCGGACATCGTGGTCTTGGACGCCGATCTCTCCGGCTCCACCCAGACCAGCCGCTTTGCCAAGCTCTACCCGGAGCGCTTCTTCAATGTGGGCATCGCCGAGCAGGACCTCATGGGCACCGCCGCCGGCCTGGCCGTGGGGGGCAAGATCCCCTTTGCCAGCACCTTCGCCATCTTCGCCGCCGGCCGGGCCTGGGAGCAGATCCGCCAGACCATCGCCTACGGCCATCTGAACGTCAAGATCGTGGCCAGCCACGGGGGGCTCACGGTGGGCGAGGACGGCGGCTCCCACCAGGCCCTGGAGGACCTGGCCCTCATGCGGGTGCTTCCCAACATGGTGGTGCTGGTGCCGGCGGACGGCCCGGAGACCCGGGCCATGGTGCGCTGGGCCGCCGCTTATGACGGCCCGGTGTATATCCGCACCTCCCGGCTGCCCTTCCCGGTGCTCCACTCCCCGGAGCACCAGTTTCGCCTGGGGCAGGGCACAATCTTAAGGGAGGGCACGGAGGTCACCCTGGCAGGCATCGGGCTCATGGTGCACCACTGTCTGAAGGCGGCCCGGCACCTGGAGGCGGAGGGCATCTCCGCCCGGGTCCTCAACCTCTCCTGCCTCAAGCCCCTGGACTGGGAGCTGGTGGTGGACTCGGCCCGGCGCACCGGCGCCCTGGTCACCGTGGAGGAACATTTGGTCACCGGCGGCCTGGGGAGCGCGGTGAGTGAAGTGCTGACGGACATGTACCCGGCCCCCTTGGAGCGCCTGGGGGTGAAGGACATCTTCGGCCAGTCCGGGAAGCCCGAGGAGCTGCTCAAGCATTACGGCCTTACGCCCGAAGACATTGTCAAGGCGGCGAAGCGGGCCATGCGGCGCAAACAGGGTCGTCCCGCATCTTAG
- the gatA gene encoding Asp-tRNA(Asn)/Glu-tRNA(Gln) amidotransferase subunit GatA: MTDELCRLSLTDLSRWLQAGEVSAPEVTEAFLARIDKVDAGIRAYLTVDADGAREQAKAAQDRLARGEAGPLTGIPVALKDILATRGLRTTCASRMLANFVPPYDATVVARLREAGAVFLGKVNLDEFAMGSSTETSAFGPTHNPWQRERTPGGSSGGSAAAVAADLCTASLGSDTGGSIRQPASHCGVVGLKPTYGRVSRFGLIAYASSLDQIGPITKEVRDAAVLLGAIAGHDPRDSTAMRAPVPDYPAVLGREIKGLTIGVPREYLGEGVDPEVKEAVTRALCTLEGLGARLLEVSLPHTAYAVAAYYLIATAEASSNLARYDGVKYGFRAAGKNLLETYLETRTQGFGPEVRRRIMLGTYALSAGYYEAYYRKASQVRALIRRDFDAAFASCDVLAGPVAPTPAFRLGEKLADPLTMYLSDIFTIPVNLAGLPAISVPCGFSHEGLPIGLQILGPPLGEEVVLQTAYAFEQATEFHRQKPPL; the protein is encoded by the coding sequence ATGACTGACGAACTATGCCGCCTCAGCCTGACTGACCTCAGCCGGTGGCTTCAGGCCGGTGAGGTCTCCGCTCCGGAGGTGACCGAGGCCTTCCTGGCCCGCATCGACAAGGTGGACGCTGGCATCCGGGCCTATCTGACGGTGGACGCCGATGGCGCCCGGGAGCAGGCCAAGGCCGCCCAGGACAGGCTGGCCAGGGGGGAAGCAGGCCCCCTCACCGGCATCCCGGTGGCCCTGAAGGACATCCTGGCCACCCGGGGCCTGCGCACCACCTGCGCCTCCAGGATGCTGGCCAATTTCGTGCCGCCTTATGACGCCACCGTGGTGGCAAGGCTTCGGGAGGCAGGGGCGGTCTTTCTGGGCAAGGTGAACCTGGATGAGTTCGCCATGGGCTCCTCCACCGAGACTTCGGCCTTCGGCCCCACCCACAACCCCTGGCAGCGGGAGCGCACCCCCGGGGGCTCCAGCGGCGGCTCCGCTGCGGCGGTGGCCGCGGATCTGTGCACCGCCTCGCTGGGCTCGGACACCGGCGGCTCCATCCGCCAGCCCGCCTCCCACTGCGGGGTGGTGGGGCTCAAGCCCACCTACGGCCGGGTCTCCCGCTTCGGCCTCATCGCCTACGCCTCCTCCCTGGACCAGATCGGCCCCATCACCAAGGAGGTGCGGGATGCGGCGGTTCTCCTGGGTGCCATCGCTGGCCATGACCCCCGGGACTCCACCGCCATGCGGGCGCCGGTGCCGGATTACCCGGCGGTTCTGGGACGGGAGATCAAAGGCCTTACCATCGGCGTCCCCAGGGAGTACTTAGGCGAAGGGGTGGACCCGGAGGTGAAGGAGGCGGTGACCCGGGCGCTTTGCACCCTGGAGGGCCTGGGAGCCAGGCTTCTGGAGGTGAGCCTGCCCCACACGGCCTACGCCGTGGCCGCCTACTATCTCATCGCCACCGCGGAGGCCTCCTCCAACCTGGCCCGCTATGACGGGGTGAAATACGGCTTTCGGGCGGCGGGGAAAAATCTGCTGGAGACCTACTTGGAGACCCGCACCCAGGGGTTCGGGCCGGAGGTGCGCCGCCGCATCATGTTGGGCACCTACGCCCTGTCCGCCGGTTACTATGAGGCCTATTACCGCAAGGCCTCCCAGGTGCGGGCCCTCATCCGGCGGGATTTTGACGCCGCTTTCGCGTCTTGCGACGTCCTGGCCGGGCCGGTGGCCCCCACTCCGGCCTTTCGCCTGGGGGAGAAGCTGGCCGACCCCCTCACCATGTATCTCTCGGACATCTTCACCATCCCGGTGAACCTGGCGGGGCTGCCGGCCATCTCGGTGCCCTGCGGCTTCAGCCACGAGGGTCTCCCCATCGGCCTGCAGATCCTGGGCCCGCCTCTGGGGGAGGAGGTGGTGCTTCAGACGGCCTACGCCTTTGAGCAGGCCACGGAGTTTCATCGGCAAAAGCCGCCCCTGTGA
- a CDS encoding S41 family peptidase gives MKPAGLAGFCRRRLLPLVLLAGLCLALPAAGPPPAPATSGQDSYEALRLASEAFYEIGQKYVQPKDEGELMQGALRGMMNALDPDSSYLTPEEYREFQRGGRGAPAEAGLELIYKDHLLTAVSVLDHGPAARAGLKSGDLILKINGQLVRNLTTQEGMRRFQGPPGTVIRVQVVRNGLPKPLDLSITLEPLSPPKLTSQVLKGDYAYVRIPYFQDDTPAVLAGVLRDLKRQHPGLKGLILDLRNNARGSLEQAVRTASLLVGNREVVSTRGRKGGESQVYRGKEQDLVFKTLPPTVVLVDQGTARGAEIVSGALQDHGLATLLGDKTFGLCGITKAFPLKDGAAVIMTVAAAYTPKGRKITGNGLVPDVEGKKPAPGEPAPAPPTLEQDPWVMQALDYLKRGAAPAKRS, from the coding sequence GTGAAACCTGCAGGTCTGGCCGGCTTTTGCCGTCGCCGTCTCCTTCCCCTGGTCCTATTGGCGGGGCTTTGCCTGGCCCTGCCCGCCGCCGGCCCGCCGCCGGCCCCAGCCACCTCTGGCCAGGACAGCTACGAGGCCCTGAGGCTGGCCTCGGAAGCCTTCTACGAAATCGGGCAGAAATATGTGCAGCCCAAGGATGAGGGCGAGCTCATGCAGGGGGCGCTCCGGGGCATGATGAACGCCCTGGACCCCGACTCCTCCTATCTCACCCCGGAGGAGTACCGGGAATTCCAGCGGGGCGGGCGCGGCGCTCCGGCGGAGGCGGGCTTGGAGCTCATCTACAAGGACCACCTGCTCACTGCGGTGTCGGTCCTGGACCATGGCCCCGCGGCCCGGGCGGGCCTCAAGTCCGGCGATCTCATCCTGAAGATCAACGGCCAGCTGGTGCGCAACCTCACCACCCAGGAGGGCATGCGCCGCTTCCAGGGCCCCCCCGGCACCGTCATTCGGGTCCAGGTGGTGCGCAACGGCCTGCCTAAACCCCTGGACCTGAGCATCACCCTGGAGCCCCTGTCGCCGCCCAAGCTCACCAGCCAGGTGCTCAAGGGGGACTATGCGTATGTGCGGATCCCCTATTTCCAGGATGACACTCCCGCCGTTCTGGCCGGGGTCCTTAGGGACCTGAAGCGGCAGCACCCGGGCCTCAAGGGCCTCATCCTCGACCTGCGCAACAATGCCCGGGGGTCCCTGGAGCAGGCGGTGCGCACTGCTTCCCTCCTGGTGGGCAACCGGGAGGTGGTCTCCACCCGGGGCCGCAAGGGCGGCGAGTCCCAGGTCTATCGGGGCAAGGAGCAGGACTTGGTCTTTAAGACCCTGCCGCCCACTGTGGTGCTGGTGGATCAAGGCACCGCCCGGGGAGCGGAGATTGTCAGCGGCGCCCTGCAGGATCATGGGCTGGCCACCCTCCTGGGGGACAAGACCTTCGGGCTGTGCGGCATTACCAAGGCCTTCCCCCTCAAAGACGGCGCCGCGGTAATCATGACGGTGGCCGCCGCCTACACTCCCAAAGGCCGCAAGATCACCGGCAACGGCCTGGTCCCGGACGTGGAGGGGAAAAAGCCCGCCCCCGGGGAACCGGCCCCGGCGCCGCCGACGCTGGAGCAGGATCCCTGGGTCATGCAGGCGCTGGACTATCTGAAACGGGGCGCCGCCCCGGCGAAACGCTCGTAA